From a single Bradyrhizobium sediminis genomic region:
- a CDS encoding NADH:ubiquinone oxidoreductase subunit NDUFA12, which produces MKLFLLKLFTWWNGQTFGTQLWTWRFGELVGTDEQGNRYYRTKGRKIDPTLGFERRWVVYNGYAEATRVPPSWHGWLHHTVDTAPTEESYTPREWEKPHVPNMTGTPSAYRPSGSTLASGRRPKATGDYQPWTPGN; this is translated from the coding sequence ATGAAACTGTTTCTGCTCAAGCTCTTCACATGGTGGAATGGCCAGACTTTCGGCACGCAATTGTGGACCTGGCGGTTCGGCGAGCTGGTCGGCACCGACGAGCAGGGCAACCGCTATTACCGCACCAAGGGGCGCAAGATCGATCCCACGCTCGGCTTCGAGCGGCGCTGGGTGGTCTATAACGGCTATGCCGAGGCCACCCGCGTGCCGCCGTCCTGGCACGGCTGGCTGCATCACACCGTCGACACAGCCCCGACCGAAGAGAGCTACACCCCGCGCGAATGGGAAAAGCCGCACGTCCCCAACATGACCGGGACGCCTTCGGCCTACCGCCCGTCCGGCTCGACGCTGGCGAGCGGCCGCCGTCCCAAGGCCACCGGCGACTACCAGCCCTGGACCCCCGGCAACTGA
- a CDS encoding MarR family winged helix-turn-helix transcriptional regulator: protein MKRPNDPDLAEYMACAGCFCLASRQAARKITRLYDGYMQKSGIRITQFTILSQLMLRGEMPIGKLAGLLGMERTTLTRNLTPLEARKWISIKAGDDPRARMIAITAQGRGAVRRGFPFWSEAQAHVARLLGADGEAALKILASRSLG from the coding sequence ATGAAACGACCGAACGACCCCGATCTTGCGGAATACATGGCCTGCGCCGGCTGCTTCTGCCTGGCGTCGCGGCAGGCGGCGCGCAAGATCACCCGTCTCTATGACGGCTACATGCAGAAATCGGGGATCCGCATCACCCAGTTCACGATCCTGTCGCAGCTGATGCTGCGCGGCGAAATGCCGATCGGCAAGCTCGCGGGGCTGCTGGGGATGGAGCGCACCACGCTGACGCGGAATCTGACGCCGCTCGAAGCCAGGAAATGGATTTCGATCAAGGCCGGCGACGATCCGCGCGCGCGCATGATTGCCATCACCGCGCAGGGGCGGGGCGCCGTCCGCCGCGGCTTTCCGTTCTGGTCCGAAGCGCAGGCCCACGTCGCCAGATTGCTGGGCGCCGACGGCGAGGCCGCGCTGAAAATTCTGGCTTCCCGCAGCCTGGGGTGA